Proteins from a single region of Candidatus Zixiibacteriota bacterium:
- the ahcY gene encoding adenosylhomocysteinase — protein MKYDVKDLKLSKQGRLRIEWAEKNMPVLRMIRERFRKEKPLRGFKISACLHVTTETANLMDTLKAGGAEVVLCASNPLSTQDDVASSLVQDFKIPTFSIKGENNRVYYQHINSALDIKPDMTMDDGADLVSTLQSKRKDLIKNVIGGTEETTTGVLRLRSMQRDGVLKYPIIAVNDSKTKYFFDNRYGTGQSTIDGIIRATNFLLAGSKVVVAGYGWCGRGFALRAKGMGADVIVTEVDYLKAIEATMDGFRVMPMSEAAKIGDVFCTLTGDINVLRPEHFRIMKDNAVICNSGHFNVEIDIPGLKKMSKGKRKVREFVDEYTLKNGKKINLLAEGRLINLSAAEGHPAVVMDMSFANQALSVEYLVKSGKTLQRKVYVVPEKIDSEIARLKLQSMGIKIDKLTPEQKKYLASWEMGT, from the coding sequence ATGAAATATGACGTCAAAGATTTGAAATTGTCAAAACAAGGCAGATTAAGGATCGAGTGGGCGGAGAAAAATATGCCGGTTTTAAGGATGATCCGGGAAAGGTTCAGAAAGGAAAAGCCCCTGCGAGGATTTAAAATCTCAGCCTGCTTGCACGTTACCACGGAAACTGCCAATCTGATGGATACTTTAAAAGCAGGTGGAGCTGAGGTGGTTTTGTGTGCCTCCAACCCTTTATCGACACAGGATGATGTTGCCTCCTCCCTGGTTCAGGATTTCAAGATACCGACTTTCTCAATCAAGGGTGAAAATAATAGGGTGTATTACCAACATATCAACTCAGCCCTGGATATAAAGCCGGATATGACTATGGATGATGGCGCAGATTTAGTCTCCACCCTGCAGTCAAAAAGGAAAGACCTGATAAAAAATGTCATCGGAGGAACAGAGGAGACCACAACCGGAGTCCTTCGCCTGAGAAGTATGCAGAGAGATGGAGTTTTAAAGTATCCCATCATAGCTGTGAACGATTCCAAAACCAAATATTTTTTCGATAACCGGTACGGGACAGGCCAGTCCACCATAGACGGAATCATAAGGGCAACCAATTTCCTATTAGCCGGCTCCAAAGTAGTGGTGGCAGGTTATGGCTGGTGTGGAAGAGGTTTTGCCCTTAGAGCCAAGGGGATGGGTGCAGACGTGATCGTGACCGAAGTCGATTATTTGAAGGCAATAGAAGCCACGATGGATGGTTTCAGAGTTATGCCTATGTCAGAAGCAGCTAAGATCGGAGATGTCTTCTGCACCCTGACCGGAGACATCAACGTTCTCCGCCCGGAACATTTCAGGATAATGAAAGATAATGCCGTGATCTGCAATTCCGGGCATTTCAACGTGGAGATAGATATTCCGGGCTTAAAGAAGATGTCCAAGGGGAAAAGAAAAGTCAGGGAGTTTGTGGATGAATATACTTTGAAAAATGGAAAAAAGATAAATCTTTTAGCCGAAGGAAGACTGATTAATCTCTCTGCTGCTGAAGGACATCCGGCTGTGGTTATGGATATGAGCTTTGCCAACCAGGCGCTTTCAGTTGAATACCTGGTCAAGTCAGGAAAGACTCTACAGAGGAAAGTCTACGTGGTGCCGGAAAAAATCGATTCCGAGATCGCCCGGTTAAAATTACAGTCGATGGGGATTAAAATAGATAAATTGACCCCGGAACAGAAAAAGTATCTGGCTTCCTGGGAAATGGGAACTTAA
- a CDS encoding ATP-binding protein, whose product MKTLPITVDKAHIITIGEKLYTESIELIRELVNNTYDADATEVKIALTPDAIAVEDNGTGMDLEGLKQYFNIGSPEKKLHTRSPKLGRDRIGQFGIGKFATLSACDVFEVHTQCQGFAAKVTFDKKDWEKSGDSWQLPLETPPYDPERGDGTTVILSKLRKRFDPNLVEQRIVESCPIRDPQFKVYLNGMRVRARYTPGRRVPFLEGTKFGPVHGEIIILPEAKATPEELGIECKVKQVTIKREFFGMESWGKDIARIRGEVDADFLPISSSRTNFILDSEEYKAFYEVMESVKKQLGRLKEERDNRSTRRALREALHRVQDALAQNPEFAPEGILPVAFEAGGLGEAGMVKKKGKAKEETIGEKSKKEKGTRKKEEKKPMVSQLTPNAVVQRLKMGKTGITCCLDHFGPDGPECMTEGVTIFVNRDHPLYQRQVKNMKTHTMHVARLLTQEISLMKSPPDPRKAFERQSRLLKDAFAKD is encoded by the coding sequence ATGAAAACCTTGCCCATTACCGTTGACAAAGCTCATATCATTACCATCGGAGAAAAGCTTTATACTGAGAGCATCGAGTTAATTCGAGAGCTGGTTAACAATACCTATGATGCGGATGCCACCGAGGTCAAGATCGCCTTAACTCCGGATGCCATCGCGGTTGAGGACAATGGAACGGGAATGGACCTTGAAGGATTGAAGCAGTATTTTAACATCGGTTCACCAGAAAAGAAATTACACACCAGATCTCCTAAACTGGGAAGAGATCGAATCGGCCAGTTTGGCATAGGTAAATTTGCCACCCTTTCCGCCTGCGATGTTTTTGAAGTTCATACTCAATGTCAAGGTTTTGCGGCTAAAGTTACCTTTGATAAAAAAGACTGGGAAAAAAGTGGCGATAGCTGGCAACTACCTTTAGAGACACCACCCTATGATCCCGAGCGGGGGGATGGAACCACGGTGATTTTATCAAAACTGAGAAAACGATTTGATCCCAATCTGGTGGAACAGAGAATTGTGGAAAGCTGTCCCATTCGGGATCCACAATTTAAAGTTTATCTGAATGGCATGAGAGTCAGAGCCAGGTATACCCCAGGCAGGCGAGTTCCATTTTTGGAAGGGACCAAATTCGGACCAGTACACGGAGAGATAATTATTTTGCCAGAAGCTAAAGCGACCCCCGAGGAACTGGGAATAGAATGCAAGGTCAAACAGGTTACCATCAAAAGAGAGTTTTTCGGGATGGAATCTTGGGGCAAAGATATCGCTCGAATTAGAGGGGAGGTTGACGCTGACTTCCTGCCAATCTCCAGCTCGCGGACTAATTTCATTCTGGATTCGGAAGAATATAAAGCCTTCTACGAGGTGATGGAGAGCGTTAAAAAACAATTAGGAAGATTGAAAGAAGAAAGAGACAACAGGTCAACCAGAAGGGCTTTAAGAGAAGCTCTGCATAGAGTTCAGGATGCCTTAGCCCAAAATCCTGAGTTCGCACCGGAGGGAATCCTGCCGGTTGCTTTTGAGGCCGGAGGACTGGGAGAGGCTGGAATGGTCAAGAAAAAAGGAAAAGCTAAAGAAGAGACCATTGGCGAAAAATCAAAAAAGGAAAAAGGAACAAGGAAAAAGGAAGAGAAAAAACCGATGGTTTCCCAGCTCACACCAAATGCTGTTGTGCAAAGGTTAAAGATGGGAAAGACCGGCATCACTTGCTGTCTGGATCACTTTGGACCAGATGGACCAGAATGCATGACTGAGGGGGTCACCATTTTTGTTAACCGCGATCACCCTTTGTATCAAAGGCAAGTGAAAAACATGAAGACTCACACTATGCACGTTGCCCGCCTTTTGACCCAAGAGATCTCCTTGATGAAATCCCCACCTGATCCGCGCAAAGCTTTTGAAAGACAGAGCAGACTTTTGAAAGATGCCTTTGCAAAAGATTAG
- the lptG gene encoding LPS export ABC transporter permease LptG, producing the protein MQILDRYLLKQFLYVLFFALLSFWIIFLIVDVVEHIDTFIDQHASLSSIIKYYIFFSPYIFVLVLPIAMLLSSLFSLGLLSRQNELLALKSSGVSLYRILFPLLGLALVMSFLVMMAGNYLIPYTNRLSRKIHSREIEKKANLGETMYNDVYLQTENQQILYLNHYNSQNRTGEGVLFQTFKDNQMKEEIRAEKIIWGGNGWIFFKGSQRIFSDSSLSPEKYLPFERTLRFDLKIKPEVLTREQKLPEEMSYQELKNYVLLKQKTGQDVAAEKTDLYLKISFPLANLVIVLFGCTLATSPRRSGLALSFAFSLAICFVYYTFLRIGQSFGYSHKFSPLLAAWISNLVFGIVGLVLLFKAKK; encoded by the coding sequence ATGCAGATTTTAGATAGATATTTGTTGAAACAGTTCCTCTACGTCCTTTTTTTCGCGCTCCTGTCTTTCTGGATAATCTTCTTGATAGTGGACGTGGTGGAGCATATAGATACTTTCATCGACCAGCACGCCTCCTTGAGTTCAATCATCAAATATTATATTTTCTTTTCGCCTTACATATTTGTTCTGGTTTTGCCCATTGCCATGCTTTTGTCCTCCCTTTTCTCTTTAGGACTCCTCTCCAGGCAGAACGAGCTTTTAGCCTTGAAATCCTCGGGGGTAAGCCTATACCGAATCCTTTTCCCGCTTCTTGGATTAGCTCTGGTCATGAGTTTTCTGGTGATGATGGCTGGGAATTATCTGATCCCTTACACCAATCGGCTCAGCCGGAAAATTCATTCCAGGGAGATAGAGAAAAAAGCCAATCTCGGTGAAACGATGTACAATGATGTCTACCTGCAGACTGAAAACCAGCAGATTCTGTATCTGAACCATTACAATAGCCAGAACAGAACAGGCGAAGGGGTATTATTTCAGACTTTCAAGGATAACCAGATGAAAGAGGAGATCCGCGCAGAAAAGATCATCTGGGGAGGAAACGGCTGGATATTCTTTAAGGGAAGCCAGAGGATCTTCTCTGATTCCTCTTTATCTCCTGAAAAATATTTACCTTTTGAACGGACACTGAGGTTTGATCTAAAGATTAAACCTGAGGTCTTAACCCGGGAGCAGAAATTGCCTGAAGAGATGAGCTACCAGGAGCTTAAAAACTATGTCCTGCTCAAGCAGAAAACCGGGCAGGACGTCGCCGCAGAAAAAACCGATCTTTATTTGAAAATCTCTTTCCCTTTAGCCAATCTGGTCATAGTCCTTTTCGGCTGCACCCTGGCAACCAGCCCCAGGAGATCAGGATTGGCTTTGAGCTTTGCCTTCAGCCTGGCGATATGTTTTGTCTATTATACTTTTTTAAGGATCGGACAGTCCTTTGGCTACTCCCATAAATTTTCACCTCTTTTAGCCGCCTGGATCTCCAACCTGGTCTTCGGAATTGTAGGATTGGTGCTTTTGTTCAAAGCGAAGAAGTAG
- a CDS encoding LptF/LptG family permease, producing the protein MPIIYRYILKEHIGPFFFGLAIITFVLIMDFLLELLNLIIGKGVSLLIVLQAFALNLAWMLALSIPMAVLVSTLMAFGRLSQDNEITALKASGVSLYRIVFSPLLFSLILTLGLIYFNDRILPEANHRARILMSELHQIKPTLILKENRFIDEIPGYHILIKKINPGNNEISDITIYEKVEGPFPRTILAQKGKIEFSQDRSTLILNLEKGEVHEADQNEPGRYRRISFEKQTIYIPNVEGKFIQAGSNYRTDREMNIRMMSEQVRNIEKSTDSELGSLNKLAEDRISEVFGRKIVSSPASNPSNEKEVLTSIFFKNQNFFYQLQMETQNLFSQEKDKNSYLVEIEKKYSIPFACLVFVLIGAPLGIMSRRGNMAVGLGLSLVFFVLYWAFLIGGEELADRLYISPFWAMWSANILLALAGTYILVRSTKEMTFISWKWAERFIPKKFRKVLFGTDL; encoded by the coding sequence ATGCCCATAATTTATCGCTACATCTTAAAAGAGCATATAGGACCTTTCTTTTTTGGCTTAGCCATAATTACCTTTGTCCTGATAATGGATTTTCTCTTAGAGCTGCTCAATTTGATAATTGGAAAAGGGGTGAGCTTGCTGATTGTTCTTCAGGCGTTTGCCTTGAATTTAGCCTGGATGTTAGCCCTGTCTATTCCTATGGCGGTCTTAGTCTCTACTCTGATGGCTTTTGGAAGACTCTCTCAGGACAACGAGATAACTGCTTTGAAGGCTTCAGGAGTAAGCCTTTATCGTATCGTCTTTTCCCCTCTTCTTTTCTCTCTTATTTTGACTTTGGGTTTGATCTACTTCAACGATAGAATTCTGCCTGAGGCAAATCACCGGGCACGTATTTTGATGTCTGAGCTTCACCAGATAAAACCGACTTTGATCCTCAAAGAAAATAGGTTCATAGACGAGATCCCTGGCTATCATATTTTGATTAAAAAGATCAATCCCGGAAATAACGAGATCTCAGATATAACTATCTATGAAAAGGTAGAAGGACCATTTCCCAGGACCATTCTCGCCCAGAAGGGAAAAATTGAGTTCTCTCAGGATAGAAGCACCTTGATTTTAAACTTAGAAAAAGGTGAAGTACATGAGGCAGATCAGAACGAGCCAGGGAGGTATCGCCGCATAAGCTTCGAAAAACAGACCATCTATATCCCGAACGTTGAGGGAAAGTTTATCCAGGCAGGCTCTAATTACCGCACCGACCGGGAGATGAACATCCGAATGATGTCTGAGCAGGTCAGGAATATAGAAAAAAGCACGGACTCAGAGCTGGGCAGCCTGAATAAGCTCGCAGAAGACAGAATATCTGAGGTTTTTGGCAGAAAAATCGTTTCATCTCCGGCCTCCAACCCTTCAAATGAAAAAGAGGTTTTGACCAGCATTTTTTTCAAAAATCAAAACTTTTTTTATCAGCTTCAGATGGAAACCCAGAACCTTTTCTCTCAGGAAAAGGATAAAAATTCGTACCTGGTCGAAATAGAGAAGAAGTACTCGATTCCCTTCGCCTGTCTGGTGTTTGTCCTGATAGGGGCGCCTTTGGGAATTATGTCCCGGAGAGGGAATATGGCAGTGGGGTTGGGACTCTCCTTAGTCTTCTTTGTATTATACTGGGCTTTCCTGATAGGAGGAGAGGAACTGGCAGACCGGCTTTATATTTCACCCTTCTGGGCAATGTGGTCAGCCAATATCCTCTTAGCCTTAGCCGGAACTTACATTCTGGTAAGATCGACTAAGGAGATGACCTTTATCTCCTGGAAATGGGCTGAGAGATTTATCCCGAAAAAGTTTAGAAAAGTTCTTTTCGGGACTGACCTCTAA
- a CDS encoding HD domain-containing protein: MKNIWIKDLKPGTEVTDFFVLRKKEIKPFNGQKYLKLELGDSTGRIDAVLFENVEESYAEAEPGDIVKVKGMTVTYREGLEIKVEKLRKAKEGEEDPLDFLPKSEMDLGMLFENFLKKTEKIKNQHLKKLLGVILEDEKLTRKLKIAPAAKLWHHSYLGGLLEHTLKVAEFCEKAADLYELVDRDLLLTGALLHDIGKIYTYSIAGFVDYTDEGRLLGHIVSGDELVYQKIKKIEGFPENLALELRHLILSHQGELELASPVVPQTIEAIILHYADEMDAKAGAFSEIIKRETLQGKTGKKWSDWIPLIRRYIYLGEEMNKTVSSPLEEEKANDST, from the coding sequence ATGAAAAATATCTGGATAAAAGACCTAAAGCCTGGCACCGAGGTTACCGACTTCTTTGTGCTCAGAAAAAAAGAGATCAAGCCGTTTAACGGGCAAAAATACCTGAAGTTAGAATTAGGGGATTCCACAGGCAGAATTGATGCTGTTCTATTCGAGAATGTTGAGGAATCGTATGCTGAGGCTGAACCCGGGGATATCGTTAAGGTTAAGGGAATGACAGTAACCTATCGAGAAGGTCTGGAGATAAAGGTCGAAAAGCTGAGAAAGGCTAAGGAAGGTGAAGAGGATCCTCTGGATTTCCTTCCCAAATCGGAGATGGACCTAGGGATGCTCTTTGAAAATTTCCTGAAAAAAACCGAGAAGATAAAAAACCAGCATCTAAAGAAACTTCTGGGCGTGATTTTGGAAGATGAGAAATTGACCCGGAAACTTAAAATCGCACCTGCCGCCAAGCTCTGGCATCATTCCTATTTAGGCGGGCTTTTGGAACATACTTTAAAGGTGGCTGAGTTTTGCGAGAAAGCGGCTGACCTGTACGAACTGGTAGACAGAGACCTGCTCCTTACCGGTGCTCTGCTGCACGACATCGGTAAAATCTACACCTATTCGATTGCCGGTTTCGTAGATTATACAGATGAAGGCAGGCTTTTAGGCCATATCGTGTCCGGAGATGAGCTGGTTTATCAGAAGATCAAAAAGATCGAGGGCTTTCCGGAGAATTTAGCTTTAGAGCTAAGGCATCTGATCCTGTCACATCAGGGGGAGTTAGAGCTTGCTTCACCGGTGGTGCCTCAAACTATAGAGGCGATAATCTTACACTATGCAGATGAGATGGACGCTAAAGCCGGAGCATTTTCCGAGATAATCAAAAGGGAGACCCTGCAGGGGAAAACCGGGAAAAAATGGAGCGATTGGATTCCCCTAATTCGCCGATATATCTATTTGGGAGAGGAGATGAACAAAACCGTCTCATCCCCTTTGGAAGAAGAGAAAGCCAATGATTCTACATAA
- a CDS encoding rod shape-determining protein, with protein MGFFDFISNDIGIDLGTANTLVFVRGEGIVLNEPSVVALEVSSKKVLAVGTAAKEMIGRTPGEIVAIRPLKDGVIADFETTEKLLSDFIKRVVRHRYLMKPRIVISVPSGITEVEKRAVRDSAENAGAREVFLIQEPMAAAIGVGLPVDQPTGSMVIDIGGGTSEIAVIALNGIVNNISIRIGGDEMDEAIVLYLKKNYNLLIGERTAEEIKIKIGSAFPLETEEVMEIKGRDLIAGIPKTIKISSVQIREALSEPVESIVEAVRQALEQTPPELASDILDRGIIVTGGGALLKGLDKRLRHETNLAVIVADDPLTCVARGTGKVLDNLPFYSKVLIKSKKD; from the coding sequence ATGGGTTTTTTTGATTTTATATCTAACGATATAGGGATAGATTTAGGCACAGCCAACACCTTAGTATTCGTCAGGGGTGAGGGGATTGTATTAAATGAACCTTCTGTGGTTGCGTTAGAGGTATCTTCTAAAAAAGTCTTAGCAGTGGGAACTGCTGCCAAGGAGATGATAGGCCGGACTCCGGGAGAGATAGTAGCAATAAGACCTTTAAAAGATGGGGTGATTGCTGATTTCGAGACCACGGAAAAACTTTTATCAGATTTTATTAAGAGAGTGGTCAGACACCGCTACCTGATGAAGCCCAGAATCGTCATCTCAGTTCCCTCAGGGATCACCGAGGTGGAGAAAAGGGCGGTCAGGGATTCAGCCGAGAATGCAGGTGCCAGAGAAGTTTTTTTAATCCAGGAGCCGATGGCAGCTGCTATCGGCGTAGGATTGCCAGTGGACCAGCCCACCGGAAGCATGGTCATTGACATAGGCGGAGGAACTTCAGAGATTGCAGTCATCGCCTTGAACGGGATAGTCAATAATATCTCCATCCGGATTGGCGGGGATGAGATGGATGAAGCCATAGTCCTCTATCTCAAAAAGAATTACAACCTTTTGATAGGAGAGAGAACCGCAGAGGAGATCAAGATCAAAATCGGCTCAGCCTTCCCCCTGGAAACCGAAGAGGTGATGGAGATAAAGGGAAGAGACCTGATTGCTGGGATTCCCAAGACCATAAAGATCAGCTCAGTTCAGATAAGGGAGGCTTTAAGCGAGCCGGTGGAATCTATAGTCGAGGCAGTAAGACAAGCGTTAGAACAGACCCCGCCGGAGTTAGCCTCAGATATTTTGGACCGGGGGATAATCGTTACCGGGGGCGGGGCTTTGCTTAAAGGGTTGGATAAAAGATTAAGGCATGAGACCAATCTGGCAGTAATTGTGGCGGATGACCCCCTGACCTGTGTGGCGCGCGGGACAGGAAAGGTCCTGGATAATCTTCCTTTTTACTCCAAGGTTTTGATAAAGAGTAAAAAAGACTGA
- a CDS encoding sigma-70 family RNA polymerase sigma factor, translated as MSNKIENQKMNEEIVRELVRRFKHGEEKAYNELVNLYKQRIFNLVLKMVRNREDAMDLAQEAFVKAYRSLKDFREEASFSTWLYRIAVNLCLNFTQRDRFRSFILLEDLTQPVLSSDSPLKDLEQKELDKAIDQAVLNLPGKQRTVFILRHYQELPHSEIAKILDKSEGTIKANYFQAVKKLKKSLAGFME; from the coding sequence GTGTCAAATAAAATAGAAAACCAGAAGATGAACGAGGAGATCGTCCGGGAGTTAGTTCGGAGGTTTAAGCACGGAGAGGAAAAGGCTTATAACGAGCTGGTCAACCTGTACAAGCAAAGGATTTTCAATCTGGTCTTGAAAATGGTTCGCAACAGAGAAGATGCTATGGACTTAGCCCAGGAGGCTTTTGTGAAGGCGTATCGTTCCTTAAAAGATTTCAGAGAGGAAGCAAGCTTTTCAACCTGGCTTTACCGGATAGCTGTGAACCTGTGTTTGAATTTTACTCAAAGAGATAGGTTCAGGTCTTTTATCCTTTTGGAGGATTTGACTCAACCGGTTTTGTCCTCTGATTCCCCTCTTAAAGACCTTGAACAAAAGGAGCTTGACAAGGCTATAGATCAGGCGGTGCTGAATCTGCCCGGTAAGCAAAGGACGGTGTTCATATTAAGGCATTATCAGGAATTGCCCCATTCGGAGATAGCTAAAATCCTGGACAAAAGCGAAGGCACCATTAAAGCTAATTATTTTCAGGCTGTAAAAAAGCTCAAAAAATCTTTAGCCGGTTTTATGGAATAG
- a CDS encoding zf-HC2 domain-containing protein → MRCKNIQVKLVDYYENSISPEERNLVQSHLEICSDCQKELQKISSTFELLKNESAYEPDEASWVNFVPGVRAKIEKGQGATLVPIPRLKIAGGIVSLALVLLLGIFLFKEDQRVMFKSSQEPYSYLLPAEGEKIDQLFYAEAGNESSASKLFSETDRDKLALAEIELEKNNWDKGGKEEALEELDLKQLENLKKDLEKTKFKREIL, encoded by the coding sequence ATGAGATGTAAAAACATACAGGTTAAGCTGGTAGATTATTATGAGAACTCTATCTCCCCTGAGGAGAGGAATTTAGTTCAGAGCCATCTGGAGATCTGCTCAGACTGTCAAAAAGAGCTGCAAAAAATCAGTTCAACCTTTGAATTACTGAAAAATGAGAGTGCCTATGAGCCGGATGAGGCATCCTGGGTTAATTTTGTGCCTGGGGTCAGAGCAAAAATCGAGAAAGGCCAGGGAGCCACTCTTGTTCCTATTCCAAGGTTGAAAATAGCTGGAGGAATCGTCAGCCTGGCACTGGTCTTGTTATTAGGTATCTTTTTGTTTAAGGAAGACCAAAGGGTTATGTTTAAATCCAGCCAAGAGCCATACAGTTACCTCTTGCCGGCTGAAGGCGAGAAAATAGACCAGCTTTTCTATGCAGAAGCAGGTAATGAAAGCTCGGCCAGTAAACTTTTTTCAGAAACCGACAGAGATAAATTGGCTCTGGCAGAGATAGAGTTGGAAAAAAATAATTGGGATAAGGGGGGAAAGGAAGAGGCTTTAGAAGAACTGGATTTAAAACAACTGGAAAATCTAAAGAAAGACTTAGAAAAAACAAAATTCAAAAGGGAGATTTTATGA
- a CDS encoding periplasmic heavy metal sensor, with the protein MKKLKLSGMLFLVFIFVLTAQAVHAQRPPARPFPEEGKRERLREEIETMKMWKMLEVLDLSQEQSDKFLPAWREMQKAQKIFREKREDLLKSLEAVLGEEKPDEGKIKDILRQLEKERVQLEEVQQRFREKTKEILTLEQQVKLLLFEDRFEKRMMEIIRQYRGKRGFEQ; encoded by the coding sequence ATGAAAAAGCTTAAGCTCTCAGGGATGCTCTTCCTGGTCTTTATTTTTGTCTTGACTGCTCAAGCAGTTCACGCTCAAAGACCTCCTGCTCGACCTTTCCCGGAGGAAGGTAAAAGGGAAAGGTTAAGGGAAGAGATCGAGACTATGAAGATGTGGAAGATGTTAGAGGTTCTGGATTTGTCCCAGGAACAATCGGATAAATTTTTACCTGCCTGGAGAGAGATGCAGAAAGCGCAGAAGATCTTCAGGGAAAAAAGGGAAGACCTTTTGAAGTCGCTGGAAGCAGTTTTAGGAGAAGAGAAACCGGATGAAGGCAAAATAAAAGATATCTTGAGACAGTTAGAAAAAGAGAGGGTCCAATTGGAAGAAGTCCAGCAAAGGTTCAGAGAAAAAACAAAAGAGATCCTGACGTTGGAGCAGCAGGTAAAACTTCTGCTGTTTGAGGATAGATTTGAAAAAAGGATGATGGAGATAATCAGACAGTACCGAGGAAAAAGAGGATTTGAACAATAA
- a CDS encoding periplasmic heavy metal sensor — MSLKKLTMLSVVILAFLFLTTGLVFSQMTEREKPSKSGLGLSPEHKEKVKSIAFEGRKEEIRLHSDLEIANLELRELLHQEKLDKAKINRKLDEIGALRTKLEKAKVDQLMAFRDVLTKEQIQSFRERRLHRAFDRKVIRKRIKLNEGRSQRFQRQGMGMGPLSEEAAPSPLTQEEEMELSIAPEEPPVDPEQALMEEELAPLFDEVEPAPPMEEFQPLPDEAPLPEELH; from the coding sequence ATGAGTCTAAAGAAACTGACCATGCTTTCTGTCGTAATACTGGCTTTCCTGTTTCTTACGACAGGTTTAGTTTTCTCTCAAATGACCGAGAGGGAGAAACCTTCTAAATCAGGTTTGGGCCTTTCTCCGGAGCATAAGGAAAAAGTTAAGAGCATTGCTTTCGAGGGGAGAAAAGAAGAAATTCGGCTCCATTCTGACCTGGAGATTGCCAACCTGGAGTTAAGAGAGCTTTTGCATCAGGAGAAGCTTGACAAAGCTAAAATTAATAGGAAATTGGATGAGATAGGAGCTTTGAGGACCAAGCTGGAGAAGGCTAAAGTCGACCAGCTGATGGCTTTTAGAGACGTTCTGACCAAAGAGCAGATTCAGAGCTTCAGAGAAAGAAGACTGCACCGTGCATTCGACCGAAAAGTAATACGGAAAAGAATAAAATTAAATGAGGGAAGGTCACAGAGATTCCAGAGGCAGGGGATGGGAATGGGACCTCTTTCCGAAGAGGCAGCACCTTCGCCTTTAACTCAAGAGGAGGAAATGGAACTCTCCATTGCTCCTGAAGAGCCACCTGTAGATCCGGAACAGGCATTAATGGAGGAAGAGCTTGCCCCTTTGTTTGATGAGGTCGAACCAGCACCGCCTATGGAAGAATTTCAACCTTTACCGGATGAAGCGCCTCTACCCGAAGAATTGCACTAA
- a CDS encoding amino acid ABC transporter ATP-binding protein, protein MIQTKEISKRFGEIIALEGVNFGVESGEVVVIIGPSGSGKSTLLRCLNGLEKTDSGEIIIDGIRLDKDKKSIHKVREELGMVFQEFNLFPHLSVLGNLCLAQEAVRKRSKPDSEKISLELLKKVGLLDKKNSFPNQLSGGQQQRVAIARALAMNPKIMLFDEPTSALDPEMIGEVLEVMKNLAKEGMTMLVVTHEIGFAREVAKRIIFMDQGKIIEEGKTQDILNSPQNPRTIAFLSKVLK, encoded by the coding sequence ATCATTCAGACTAAAGAAATCAGCAAAAGATTTGGCGAAATCATTGCCCTGGAGGGGGTCAATTTTGGGGTCGAATCAGGTGAGGTGGTGGTTATAATCGGACCCTCAGGTTCTGGCAAAAGCACCCTGCTCAGGTGTCTGAATGGTTTGGAGAAAACAGATTCCGGCGAAATCATAATCGATGGGATAAGATTAGACAAGGATAAAAAAAGCATCCATAAGGTCAGAGAGGAATTGGGAATGGTATTTCAGGAATTCAATCTTTTCCCTCATCTTTCAGTGTTAGGAAATCTTTGTTTAGCCCAGGAGGCCGTGCGTAAAAGGAGTAAACCGGATTCCGAGAAAATCTCTCTGGAGCTTTTAAAAAAAGTGGGGCTTCTGGACAAAAAAAACTCATTTCCCAACCAGCTTTCAGGCGGGCAACAGCAGAGAGTAGCCATTGCCCGAGCCTTGGCTATGAATCCCAAGATAATGCTATTCGATGAGCCAACCTCGGCTTTAGACCCGGAGATGATAGGCGAGGTCTTGGAGGTCATGAAAAATCTCGCTAAGGAGGGTATGACCATGCTGGTGGTAACTCACGAGATCGGGTTTGCCCGGGAGGTGGCGAAAAGGATAATCTTTATGGATCAGGGCAAAATCATCGAAGAAGGAAAAACCCAAGACATCTTAAACTCACCCCAAAACCCACGAACAATAGCTTTTTTGAGTAAGGTACTGAAGTGA